The following coding sequences are from one Desulfosoma caldarium window:
- a CDS encoding SurA N-terminal domain-containing protein — MLTVFRKHAGSWLIKVALFAVIVVFIFWGGYSYKSTKASRLARVGDVYVTYADYNQAYDQLLNMYRRQFGNQLTPELLERVNLKQQALDRLIDRILIMQAAHELGLSAGPEDIQAEVLSIPAFQVDGRFDRQRYLAVLQHNRMTPQAFEQQLAQDLTLRRVEAFIKGQALVTDAEVAADLQYRFSTVQVAYAQFDPKSFLDKVTVDEAQVAAFFEKNADRYKEPEKRLLAYVPFVLDDEMAGVFVEDDEILTYYQDHRDTFHQEKQVRARHILFRVDAEASESEVKKVETAAREVLKKARRGEDFAALAKAYSQDGSAQAGGDLGWFTKDQMIPNFAEAAFALNPGEVSDLVRTPYGFHIIKVEEVRPEETVPLEKAKAQIELNLKREKARDVAYNKAREFADAAYAEGDLVKTAERMNRSVEVSDKALASTDLLPKLGRVPDVMKAVFSLDEGEVSDPLEWANGFVVVQVKSVQAPRVPPLESVENRVEQDLKMEQAREEAEKAAQALLDQARTLGALDKAASSAGVTVQVSGWFSLMEPDEKLKLWGEAAEEVFQLQKPGDMPQAPLAHQGTFLVCQLLGRQDPAPETLEKERENARARLTQMKQTQLWQAWLSKQRTIAKVEILQQL; from the coding sequence ATGCTTACCGTTTTTCGTAAACATGCCGGCAGTTGGCTCATCAAGGTCGCCCTTTTTGCCGTCATTGTGGTTTTCATTTTCTGGGGCGGATACTCATATAAATCCACAAAGGCCAGCCGTTTGGCGAGGGTCGGGGATGTCTACGTCACTTACGCCGACTACAACCAGGCCTACGATCAACTGCTGAACATGTATCGGCGCCAGTTTGGCAACCAGCTGACTCCGGAGCTGCTGGAACGCGTGAACCTGAAACAGCAGGCTCTGGATCGTCTCATCGACCGTATCCTCATCATGCAAGCGGCGCACGAGCTGGGCTTGAGTGCCGGTCCGGAAGACATTCAAGCGGAAGTGCTTTCCATACCCGCCTTTCAGGTGGACGGGCGGTTCGACAGGCAGCGCTACCTGGCTGTTCTGCAGCACAATCGAATGACACCGCAGGCCTTTGAACAACAACTGGCTCAGGATTTGACCCTGCGGCGCGTGGAAGCCTTTATCAAAGGGCAAGCTCTCGTGACCGACGCGGAAGTGGCCGCGGATCTTCAGTATCGGTTCAGCACGGTGCAGGTGGCCTATGCCCAGTTTGACCCTAAGAGCTTTCTGGACAAGGTGACGGTGGATGAGGCGCAGGTGGCGGCCTTTTTCGAAAAGAACGCCGACCGTTACAAGGAACCGGAAAAGCGCCTTTTGGCGTATGTCCCCTTTGTGCTGGACGATGAGATGGCAGGCGTTTTCGTAGAGGACGACGAAATTCTTACCTATTACCAAGACCATCGAGACACGTTCCATCAGGAAAAGCAGGTCAGAGCGCGCCACATTCTGTTTCGGGTTGACGCCGAGGCTTCCGAAAGCGAAGTAAAAAAGGTGGAAACCGCGGCCCGTGAAGTCTTGAAAAAGGCGCGTCGAGGCGAAGACTTCGCCGCCTTAGCCAAGGCCTATTCGCAAGATGGGTCGGCTCAGGCTGGAGGCGACCTGGGATGGTTTACCAAGGATCAGATGATACCAAACTTTGCCGAAGCGGCTTTTGCCTTGAACCCCGGGGAAGTGAGCGATCTGGTGCGTACGCCCTATGGCTTTCACATCATCAAAGTGGAAGAAGTGCGTCCTGAAGAAACGGTGCCTCTGGAAAAAGCCAAGGCCCAGATCGAACTGAACCTCAAGCGGGAAAAAGCTCGGGATGTGGCCTACAACAAGGCTAGAGAATTTGCCGATGCCGCCTACGCCGAGGGCGACCTCGTCAAGACGGCCGAACGCATGAATCGATCCGTGGAGGTTTCCGACAAAGCTTTGGCGTCCACCGATCTTCTTCCTAAGCTGGGTCGTGTCCCCGATGTCATGAAGGCCGTGTTCAGCCTTGATGAAGGAGAAGTGTCCGACCCTTTGGAATGGGCCAACGGCTTTGTGGTCGTTCAGGTTAAGTCGGTTCAGGCGCCGCGAGTGCCTCCTTTGGAATCGGTGGAAAACCGCGTCGAGCAAGACCTGAAGATGGAACAAGCTCGAGAGGAAGCGGAGAAGGCAGCCCAAGCTCTTCTGGACCAAGCGCGCACTCTGGGCGCCTTGGACAAGGCGGCGTCTTCGGCGGGGGTGACCGTGCAGGTCAGTGGCTGGTTTTCTCTCATGGAACCCGACGAAAAGCTCAAACTGTGGGGCGAGGCCGCCGAGGAGGTTTTTCAACTTCAGAAACCCGGCGACATGCCGCAGGCTCCCTTGGCGCATCAGGGAACATTTCTGGTCTGCCAACTTCTCGGCCGCCAGGACCCGGCTCCGGAAACACTGGAAAAGGAACGGGAAAACGCTCGCGCACGCCTCACCCAGATGAAACAAACTCAGCTGTGGCAGGCGTGGCTTTCCAAACAGAGGACCATTGCCAAGGTGGAAATTCTTCAGCAACTGTAA
- a CDS encoding PLDc N-terminal domain-containing protein gives MPLKILILATIFVLPLVPTFWAIQEIPRRRFRSRRRKMVWFAVVATVPCLGAILYWILERRHTTPMMPA, from the coding sequence GTGCCACTCAAGATCCTTATCTTAGCCACGATTTTTGTACTTCCCTTGGTGCCCACCTTTTGGGCCATTCAGGAAATTCCCAGGCGCCGATTTCGCAGCCGACGGCGCAAAATGGTCTGGTTTGCCGTGGTGGCCACCGTGCCGTGCCTTGGAGCCATTCTGTATTGGATTTTGGAAAGGCGTCATACGACACCGATGATGCCTGCGTGA
- a CDS encoding GTPase yields MSSVEDLRRRVHDLQSVLASASLMPIVDEERRDLRRRLQDVQQKLESVEDQFLLMGLVGGTGVGKSTLMNALAQKPIASVSHRRPHTDRVLVYRHADCLLPRSLKLIDELVHEIVHQADAARQVIMADLPDFDSLVQEHRQRVVAFMEHMDLVLWVTTPEKYADGRFYEMLREAPKSRQNFAFVLNKADLLFSGSSRSIDSEDFHKVVHSMGRLLEENGVDDPVLYVISAQEVLDGAPLSVWNQFPFLRRWVFQKRDAKEIRAIKEANLDVEFQAVFLRIREGMEQLERAVRFLNLLEADLLHQDRLGQTVSWGRTVLGEVSVLESLTHSLQKVSDLQGPAALFGWMVRLISRVSDASQSMTTLSRHVATALHERFQKQMTSFKDHSVALAYQEGLVDPLRTELLERLHGSWPQISLAEAVREAIEIAVVQAQRRTKGFMQWRQRLWSSWITALLLLALGGQDAWRAALAHPGAAQIVALVAAMVEKLFSGQGLAALGTWTFLQFLVGARFYREYKKSLQRHSETIIDSLQSALEQVLREALEAHAAVVRRCREDLEEEMAVMARLGGDEASAEMPVTPGAFADR; encoded by the coding sequence GTGTCGAGCGTTGAAGACCTTCGCCGTCGAGTTCACGATCTTCAGTCCGTGCTGGCGTCGGCATCCTTGATGCCCATTGTGGACGAAGAGCGCCGAGACCTGCGGCGTCGCCTGCAAGATGTTCAACAAAAACTAGAGAGCGTGGAAGACCAATTCCTGCTCATGGGACTAGTGGGCGGCACGGGAGTCGGCAAGTCCACCCTCATGAACGCCTTGGCTCAAAAACCCATCGCTTCCGTCAGTCACAGAAGGCCGCACACGGATCGAGTCCTGGTCTACCGGCATGCGGACTGTTTGCTTCCGCGTTCTCTCAAGCTCATCGACGAGCTTGTGCACGAAATCGTTCACCAGGCGGACGCCGCTCGGCAGGTCATTATGGCCGACCTTCCCGATTTCGACAGCCTTGTTCAAGAGCATCGGCAGCGGGTTGTGGCGTTCATGGAACACATGGATTTGGTGTTGTGGGTGACGACGCCGGAAAAATATGCCGACGGTCGGTTTTACGAAATGCTGCGCGAAGCCCCCAAGTCGCGGCAAAATTTTGCTTTCGTTTTGAACAAGGCGGACCTTTTGTTTTCCGGATCAAGCCGTTCCATCGACTCGGAAGATTTCCACAAAGTCGTTCACTCCATGGGCCGACTTCTTGAGGAAAACGGCGTGGACGATCCCGTGCTCTATGTGATTTCTGCCCAGGAAGTTCTTGATGGGGCGCCCCTTTCTGTCTGGAATCAATTTCCTTTTCTTCGCCGCTGGGTGTTTCAGAAGCGCGACGCCAAGGAAATTCGAGCCATCAAGGAAGCCAACCTGGATGTGGAGTTTCAGGCTGTGTTTCTTCGAATTCGTGAAGGAATGGAGCAACTGGAGCGGGCCGTGCGTTTCCTGAATCTTCTCGAAGCCGACCTCTTGCATCAGGACCGCCTCGGTCAGACAGTGTCCTGGGGACGAACGGTGTTGGGTGAAGTGTCTGTTTTGGAAAGCCTGACCCACAGCCTGCAGAAGGTCAGCGATCTTCAAGGCCCAGCTGCGCTGTTTGGCTGGATGGTCCGCTTGATTTCCAGAGTGTCGGACGCTTCCCAGAGCATGACCACCCTGAGCCGCCATGTGGCCACAGCCCTTCACGAACGTTTTCAAAAGCAGATGACATCGTTTAAGGATCACAGCGTCGCCTTGGCGTATCAAGAAGGGCTGGTGGATCCGCTGCGAACAGAACTCTTGGAAAGACTGCATGGATCCTGGCCACAGATTTCCCTGGCCGAGGCGGTGCGGGAAGCCATAGAGATTGCGGTGGTCCAGGCTCAAAGGCGCACGAAGGGCTTCATGCAGTGGCGCCAGAGGCTGTGGAGCTCTTGGATCACAGCTTTGTTGCTGTTGGCGTTGGGAGGGCAGGATGCGTGGCGGGCTGCCCTGGCCCATCCCGGGGCGGCGCAGATCGTGGCCTTGGTGGCCGCCATGGTGGAAAAACTTTTCAGCGGCCAGGGGCTCGCCGCACTCGGCACATGGACTTTTCTGCAATTTTTGGTGGGAGCTCGATTTTATCGAGAATACAAGAAATCCTTGCAGCGGCACAGCGAAACGATTATAGACTCGCTGCAGTCGGCTCTGGAACAGGTTCTTCGTGAGGCGCTGGAAGCCCACGCCGCCGTGGTCCGCCGGTGCCGAGAAGACCTGGAAGAAGAAATGGCCGTGATGGCCCGTTTGGGCGGAGACGAGGCTTCAGCTGAGATGCCCGTGACGCCCGGGGCTTTCGCGGATCGATGA
- a CDS encoding GTPase — translation MAVNDSMHADLSPTLLWQTLRLPGFTEEGLGLSEEVQALVRERNVLHYKEKTPLVWVFFMGGTGTGKSTVFNAVCGAVLSAVGAERPKTAGAVGFVHDQVALESDFPFPEFRFISHQLDASRTLPPLLGEPGVIHLWVHQRPEWASVVLMDTPDVDSVEIANRNLVETLWRLADVVVFVMSQEKYADDVPSKFLKKVMAEGTDVLVVCNKMGGEFREEDVSDILERETSVPEGALWLLPWVSSNPVEALQQEAAFQAFVRALQETMRALQTPQRRTSWMAQRKEALRRRLERVLDVISKEHLQAQRWKEKLRHYAEDAVAEIVDDQHRRFSSETRSYLQAEIRALFSRYDVLAGPRRWLSRWVTAPLRFLGLMSFEPYPDRAEALQRIRNRMDLSGIQSAVQRYGRRVLEETVPNRPESPMHQAVIQPGVLMTPEEISQHVYHEQEQLIQWLETVFLDLARDIPKGKKWGIYSTSVLWGLLILSLEVAVGGGLSVVDAVIDAAIAPFVTKGAVELFAYSEIQKIARQLSEKYRASLLSVVEAQRRRLEACLELLMPSADAVDTLRHWAREIAV, via the coding sequence ATGGCCGTCAACGACTCGATGCACGCGGACCTTTCGCCCACCTTGTTATGGCAGACTTTGCGCCTTCCGGGTTTTACCGAAGAGGGGCTCGGGCTTTCCGAAGAGGTTCAGGCTCTTGTTCGGGAACGCAATGTGCTTCACTACAAGGAAAAGACACCGCTCGTGTGGGTCTTTTTTATGGGAGGGACGGGGACCGGCAAGTCCACGGTCTTTAATGCGGTGTGCGGAGCGGTTTTGAGCGCCGTCGGGGCGGAAAGGCCCAAGACGGCAGGCGCCGTTGGTTTTGTCCATGATCAAGTTGCGCTGGAATCCGATTTCCCCTTTCCTGAATTTCGCTTCATCTCGCATCAGTTGGATGCGTCTCGAACTTTACCGCCGTTGTTGGGCGAGCCGGGAGTGATTCACCTGTGGGTTCACCAGCGCCCAGAATGGGCGTCCGTCGTCCTGATGGACACGCCCGACGTGGACAGTGTGGAAATTGCCAATCGAAATCTTGTGGAGACCCTCTGGCGCTTGGCGGATGTGGTTGTTTTTGTGATGAGCCAGGAAAAGTACGCCGACGATGTGCCCTCCAAGTTTCTTAAGAAAGTGATGGCGGAAGGGACAGACGTTCTTGTGGTGTGCAATAAAATGGGCGGGGAATTCCGTGAAGAAGACGTGAGCGACATTCTGGAGCGAGAAACCTCGGTGCCAGAGGGAGCTCTGTGGCTCTTGCCTTGGGTTTCTTCCAATCCTGTGGAGGCCCTGCAACAGGAAGCCGCATTTCAGGCTTTTGTGCGAGCTCTGCAAGAGACGATGAGGGCCCTGCAGACCCCGCAAAGGCGCACTTCTTGGATGGCGCAAAGGAAAGAGGCTTTAAGGCGCCGCCTGGAAAGGGTATTGGACGTCATTTCCAAGGAACATCTTCAGGCACAGCGATGGAAAGAAAAACTGCGCCACTATGCGGAAGACGCCGTGGCCGAGATCGTCGATGATCAGCATCGACGCTTTTCTTCAGAGACTCGATCTTATCTTCAAGCTGAAATTCGCGCTCTGTTTTCCCGTTATGATGTGTTGGCAGGCCCGAGGCGTTGGCTTTCGCGGTGGGTCACGGCTCCGCTGCGCTTTCTGGGGCTCATGTCTTTCGAACCCTATCCGGACCGTGCCGAAGCCTTGCAGCGGATCAGGAATCGCATGGATCTCAGCGGTATTCAAAGCGCCGTGCAACGTTACGGGCGAAGGGTTCTGGAAGAGACGGTACCCAATCGGCCCGAAAGCCCCATGCACCAGGCCGTCATTCAACCGGGTGTGCTCATGACCCCCGAGGAAATCAGCCAGCATGTCTATCACGAACAGGAACAGCTCATTCAGTGGCTGGAAACGGTTTTTCTGGACCTGGCTCGAGACATTCCCAAAGGGAAAAAATGGGGCATCTATTCCACGTCGGTTCTTTGGGGCCTTTTGATACTAAGCCTGGAAGTGGCGGTGGGGGGCGGTCTTTCGGTGGTGGACGCCGTCATCGATGCGGCCATTGCGCCTTTTGTGACCAAGGGAGCGGTGGAACTCTTCGCCTATTCGGAAATTCAAAAAATCGCGCGACAGCTTTCGGAAAAATACCGAGCGAGCCTCCTTTCGGTGGTGGAGGCGCAGCGGCGCCGCTTGGAAGCGTGCCTGGAACTTCTGATGCCTTCAGCCGACGCCGTGGATACTCTTCGCCACTGGGCTCGTGAAATCGCCGTATGA
- a CDS encoding DUF4126 domain-containing protein, producing the protein MDAIAQLGSLLGLSFICGVNLYATVAVVGLCLKHGLVHGLPVELSVLANDAVIFVAVVLYVVEFVIDKIPGMDTLWDALHTVIRPLGGALLAVLQVGEGSPALEVIAFMIGASLASAAHLTKVGTRLLVQASPEPFSNTVLSVGEDLFAIGYAYMSLSHPRWTFFLTLLLVAGVLLVLPMLCRVLFMGVRALGHRIGSAFGARLPLNPPKDLPLWVQVAFETVRQDGEEILWASRAYALRVPGVPRYASVHMILSNRAATLFYQKFFRKRHLRLLKDHVTRTSISSGKFLSACFFHQAGSSWGVAVYRNLAQTLPSSWVMSKEP; encoded by the coding sequence ATGGACGCCATCGCGCAATTGGGATCCCTTTTGGGGCTTTCGTTCATTTGCGGTGTGAATCTTTACGCCACGGTGGCCGTGGTGGGCTTGTGCCTGAAACATGGACTTGTGCACGGCCTGCCCGTGGAACTGTCGGTGCTGGCCAATGATGCCGTGATCTTTGTGGCGGTTGTGCTCTACGTCGTGGAATTCGTCATCGACAAGATTCCGGGCATGGATACCCTTTGGGATGCCCTGCACACGGTGATTCGTCCTTTAGGCGGGGCGCTCCTTGCTGTCCTTCAGGTGGGAGAAGGCTCACCGGCCTTGGAAGTCATTGCGTTCATGATTGGGGCAAGCCTGGCGTCGGCGGCCCATCTCACCAAGGTGGGCACGCGGCTTCTGGTGCAGGCAAGCCCCGAGCCCTTTTCCAATACGGTGCTCAGTGTGGGGGAGGACCTCTTTGCCATAGGCTACGCCTACATGTCCCTGAGCCATCCACGTTGGACCTTTTTTCTGACCCTTCTTCTGGTGGCGGGGGTCCTACTGGTGCTTCCCATGCTGTGTCGCGTCCTCTTCATGGGTGTCAGGGCTTTGGGCCATCGCATCGGGTCGGCTTTCGGCGCTCGATTGCCCCTCAATCCTCCAAAGGACCTTCCCCTATGGGTGCAGGTGGCCTTTGAGACGGTGCGCCAGGACGGCGAAGAAATACTCTGGGCGTCACGAGCCTATGCGCTGCGGGTTCCCGGCGTCCCTCGCTACGCCTCCGTGCACATGATTCTTTCCAATCGTGCCGCCACGCTCTTTTACCAAAAGTTTTTCAGAAAACGGCACCTGAGACTGCTCAAGGACCACGTGACGCGCACGAGTATATCGTCGGGAAAATTTCTTTCCGCTTGCTTCTTTCATCAAGCCGGCTCCTCGTGGGGCGTGGCCGTGTACCGTAATTTGGCACAGACCCTGCCATCTTCATGGGTCATGTCCAAGGAACCTTGA
- a CDS encoding 3'-5' exoribonuclease YhaM family protein — MAKDVFQTKKTSPMQCVADIGPNQDVVGIFAVEEKQLRTTKNGKPFLTLKLRDKTGSVTARLWENAAETAQSLAGHRVLRIQGRSELFRDELQIHVQTVQAVPEKEVNPSDFLPVCPRDVKEMWREFSGLLQGLTRKPHRELVQSFLADKPLMQRFRKAPGAKSVHHAYLGGLLEHTVGVMRLASLIADVYPRLDRDLLLLGAFLHDIGKIYEYTYDLVIDYSDVGRLVGHMVLGVEILNAKLMVCKGFPEETAMVLKHLILSHHGETEYGAVQKPMTREALALHLADDLDARMNSVDEILSKSDDPESAWTAYQQLYGRYFYKGSRTEASLMETGSALSQNSAGREKVQLPLWPEGLAKGLSHDDA, encoded by the coding sequence ATGGCCAAGGACGTTTTTCAAACGAAAAAGACTTCGCCGATGCAGTGCGTTGCGGACATCGGTCCGAACCAAGACGTGGTCGGCATCTTTGCCGTGGAAGAAAAGCAGCTGCGCACAACCAAGAACGGCAAGCCGTTTCTGACCCTGAAGCTTCGCGACAAAACCGGTTCCGTCACCGCTCGCTTATGGGAAAACGCAGCAGAAACCGCGCAAAGTCTGGCAGGGCACCGGGTGCTTCGCATTCAAGGACGCAGCGAACTGTTTCGAGACGAACTGCAGATTCACGTGCAGACCGTGCAGGCGGTGCCTGAAAAGGAGGTAAATCCTTCGGATTTTCTTCCCGTCTGCCCCCGGGACGTGAAAGAAATGTGGCGGGAGTTCTCCGGACTGCTTCAAGGGTTGACACGGAAACCTCACCGAGAACTGGTACAGTCTTTTTTAGCCGACAAGCCCCTCATGCAACGCTTTCGCAAAGCCCCGGGGGCCAAATCCGTCCATCACGCCTATCTCGGCGGCCTTTTGGAACATACCGTCGGCGTCATGCGACTCGCGAGCCTCATTGCCGATGTGTACCCGCGCCTGGACCGGGATCTGCTGCTTTTGGGCGCTTTCCTTCATGACATCGGCAAAATTTATGAGTACACCTATGATCTCGTCATCGATTATTCGGATGTGGGCCGATTGGTGGGTCACATGGTCCTGGGAGTGGAAATCCTCAATGCCAAGCTCATGGTCTGCAAGGGTTTTCCTGAAGAAACCGCCATGGTGCTCAAGCACTTGATCCTCAGCCACCACGGAGAAACCGAATACGGCGCTGTACAAAAGCCCATGACGCGAGAAGCTCTGGCCTTGCATCTTGCCGATGACCTGGACGCACGCATGAACAGTGTGGATGAAATTCTGTCCAAGAGCGACGATCCCGAATCCGCATGGACGGCCTACCAACAACTTTACGGAAGGTACTTCTACAAAGGGTCTCGAACCGAGGCTTCCCTGATGGAAACGGGTTCGGCCCTTTCCCAGAACAGTGCCGGGCGCGAAAAAGTTCAGCTGCCCCTGTGGCCCGAGGGCTTGGCAAAAGGCCTAAGCCATGACGATGCATGA
- the tmk gene encoding dTMP kinase produces the protein MTMHESFALGVFLSVEGLDGSGKTTILPHVRRWIEERGHSVRLIREPGGTKLGERIRELLLDPGLAPMDPWAEVCLYVASQAQQVRDIIVPCLEQGIWVLADRFRDATVAYQGWGRELGADRVKDLQDLVLGPLFPHLTVLLDCDVAVAWHRVAKRATSRDRLEQEARPFMEKVRQGYLDLARQYPQRFVVIDATQPLAKVFQDVTAVLEATWTSGLSGGRGGM, from the coding sequence ATGACGATGCATGAATCTTTCGCCCTGGGCGTCTTTCTCAGTGTGGAAGGCCTGGATGGATCAGGCAAGACCACGATTTTGCCTCATGTGCGCCGCTGGATCGAAGAACGGGGCCACTCGGTGCGGCTCATTCGAGAACCGGGTGGCACAAAGTTGGGGGAAAGAATCCGCGAGCTGCTTTTGGACCCCGGCCTTGCCCCCATGGATCCATGGGCGGAAGTGTGTCTCTATGTGGCGAGTCAGGCGCAGCAGGTCCGAGACATCATCGTGCCCTGTTTGGAACAGGGAATCTGGGTCCTTGCCGACCGCTTTCGGGATGCCACCGTGGCGTACCAAGGCTGGGGCCGAGAGCTCGGCGCCGATCGCGTGAAAGACCTTCAAGACCTGGTGCTCGGCCCCTTGTTTCCGCACCTAACCGTGCTCCTGGACTGTGACGTGGCGGTGGCTTGGCATCGCGTGGCCAAACGCGCCACGTCTCGCGATCGATTGGAACAGGAAGCCAGGCCGTTCATGGAAAAGGTGCGCCAAGGTTATCTGGACCTGGCCCGACAGTACCCGCAGCGTTTCGTGGTCATCGACGCCACACAGCCCCTGGCAAAGGTTTTCCAGGACGTCACGGCCGTCCTTGAAGCCACATGGACCTCAGGGCTATCAGGCGGCCGAGGTGGAATGTGA
- the holB gene encoding DNA polymerase III subunit delta': MFSPEGLTAQPQAQRMLLRMMHEGRLPHAVLLTGIPGIGKKALALECAKAVNCLSPRTKESVMHGGASAMACGQCLSCTKIARGVHPDVLLIAKDGASIKLGQIRDLKERCRVHPYEGKRRVMILEDCQDLTEEASNALLKILEEPPASNLFLLLAPEPYSLMPTIVSRCCHLRCRPLDPQNVAAVLQNQLSLNPQAAARLAQLSFGSLDRARTWAQEHLLERMETVMDRLDKLLRCSMIEFFQEVAQWAKETENLEQDLECIKFAVREILWNTVASSAKGPGAAGAPKHRTPWNQLPVANLLHVLEVLETAAQHLRAHAAKQLLLEAVCLKIKDVIYGQGGKGYRYPFPRGRKNLLF, from the coding sequence ATGTTCAGTCCAGAAGGCTTGACCGCACAACCTCAGGCCCAGCGCATGCTTTTGCGCATGATGCACGAAGGTAGACTGCCCCATGCCGTGCTGCTCACGGGCATACCCGGCATCGGCAAAAAAGCCTTGGCCTTGGAATGCGCCAAGGCCGTCAACTGCCTCTCGCCCCGCACAAAGGAATCCGTCATGCATGGCGGCGCTTCGGCCATGGCCTGCGGACAGTGCCTTTCCTGCACCAAGATTGCCCGCGGAGTACACCCCGATGTGCTGCTCATCGCCAAGGATGGAGCCTCCATCAAGCTGGGTCAAATTCGAGACCTGAAGGAACGCTGCCGCGTCCACCCTTACGAAGGGAAAAGGCGTGTGATGATTCTCGAAGACTGCCAGGATCTCACGGAAGAAGCCTCCAATGCTTTGCTCAAGATTCTGGAAGAACCTCCCGCGTCAAACCTTTTCCTCCTTCTGGCGCCGGAACCCTACAGCCTCATGCCCACCATCGTCTCCCGCTGCTGCCATCTTCGATGCCGCCCTCTGGATCCTCAAAACGTGGCGGCCGTGCTGCAGAACCAATTGTCCCTCAATCCCCAAGCCGCCGCTCGGCTTGCCCAATTGAGTTTCGGAAGCCTGGACAGAGCCCGCACCTGGGCTCAAGAACACCTTTTGGAACGCATGGAAACCGTCATGGATCGTCTGGACAAACTGCTTCGGTGTTCCATGATCGAGTTTTTTCAGGAGGTGGCCCAATGGGCCAAAGAAACGGAAAACTTGGAACAAGACCTAGAATGTATTAAGTTCGCTGTGCGCGAGATTTTGTGGAACACCGTGGCATCGTCTGCAAAGGGACCGGGTGCCGCAGGTGCCCCAAAGCATCGCACACCGTGGAATCAACTTCCTGTGGCAAACCTGCTGCACGTACTCGAGGTCTTGGAAACAGCCGCTCAGCACCTTCGAGCTCACGCGGCCAAACAGCTCTTGCTGGAAGCCGTGTGCTTGAAGATTAAGGATGTGATCTATGGACAAGGTGGAAAGGGTTATCGGTATCCGTTTCCGAGAGGGAGGAAAAATCTATTATTTTGA
- a CDS encoding PSP1 domain-containing protein, with the protein MDKVERVIGIRFREGGKIYYFDPGPWNVRKGDYVVVHTEQGIGLGEVMEGPFVKNPDVHPKDIKPIERPANPEEIEKHFDNMRYEEEAERFCLERIQELNLPMNLVDVECFFDRSKIIFYFTAETRVDFRELVKALVRRFRTRVELRQIGVRNQAKMVGGLGTCGRPLCCATFLRSFHPVSIKMAKEQNLSLNPGKISGACGRLMCCLQYEYEVYRQYKQGMPKLGKKVDTPKGRGKVIRQNVWDRTITVLLESGEELEISYGPLPDETHSLPPCRRHGEIPPPGDQKPPEATDMKEGNDK; encoded by the coding sequence ATGGACAAGGTGGAAAGGGTTATCGGTATCCGTTTCCGAGAGGGAGGAAAAATCTATTATTTTGACCCGGGACCATGGAACGTTCGCAAAGGGGATTACGTGGTGGTGCACACCGAGCAAGGAATCGGCCTGGGGGAAGTGATGGAGGGGCCGTTTGTCAAAAACCCGGACGTGCATCCCAAGGACATCAAACCCATTGAACGCCCGGCCAATCCCGAGGAAATCGAAAAGCACTTTGACAACATGCGCTATGAAGAGGAGGCGGAAAGGTTTTGTTTGGAACGCATTCAGGAACTGAATTTGCCCATGAACCTCGTGGATGTGGAATGCTTTTTCGACCGATCTAAGATCATTTTTTACTTTACGGCGGAGACGCGCGTGGATTTTCGAGAACTGGTCAAGGCCCTGGTTCGGCGGTTTCGCACCCGCGTGGAACTGCGACAAATCGGCGTGCGCAACCAAGCCAAGATGGTCGGGGGTCTAGGCACATGCGGAAGGCCTTTGTGCTGCGCCACATTTTTGCGCTCCTTTCATCCCGTATCCATCAAGATGGCCAAGGAACAGAACCTGAGCCTCAATCCAGGAAAGATTTCCGGGGCTTGCGGCCGGCTCATGTGCTGCCTGCAGTATGAATACGAAGTCTATCGGCAATACAAGCAAGGAATGCCCAAGCTGGGCAAGAAGGTGGACACGCCCAAGGGTCGAGGCAAAGTGATCCGTCAAAACGTCTGGGACCGCACCATCACCGTGCTGCTGGAAAGCGGAGAAGAACTCGAGATCTCTTACGGGCCTTTACCGGATGAAACCCACAGTCTACCCCCATGCCGTCGCCACGGTGAAATCCCGCCGCCCGGGGATCAGAAACCCCCAGAGGCCACCGACATGAAAGAGGGCAACGACAAGTAA